A single region of the Anopheles funestus chromosome X, idAnoFuneDA-416_04, whole genome shotgun sequence genome encodes:
- the LOC125772446 gene encoding protein mab-21, translating into MLVPPEMIAVQSKLIYQMNKYCADRVQARKAQIHKTIQEVCRVVQDVLKEVEVQEPRFISSLNDYNGRYDGLEVVSPTEFEIIIYLNQMGVLNFVDDGTLPGCAVLKLSDGRKRSMSLWVEFITASGYLSARKIRSRFQTLVAQACDKCSYRDSVKMIADTTEVKLRIRERIIVQITPAFKCAGLWPRSASHWPLPQIPWPHPNIVSEVKTEGFDMLSKECIALQGKNSAMEGDAWVLSFTEAENKLLQGGCRRRCLSILKTLRDRHLDLPGNPVTSYVMKTLLLYECEKHPREMEWDENCMGDRINGIFLQLISCLQCRRCPHYFLPNMDLFKGKSPGALENASKQVWRLTRIMLTNSRCLEEL; encoded by the exons ATGCTCGTCCCGCCCGAAATGATAGCGGTCCAGTCGAAGCTTATCTATCAGATGAACAAGTACTGTGCCGACCGGGTACAGGCCCGGAAGGCACAGATACACAAAACCATCCAGGAGGTGTGTCGGGTCGTGCAGGATGTGCTGAAGGAGGTGGAGGTGCAGGAACCGCGCTTCATCTCCTCGCTGAACGATTACAATGGTCGGTACGATGGGCTCGAGGTCGTGTCACCGACGGAGTTTGAAATCATCATCTACCTCAATCAGATGGGCGTGCTGAACTTTGTCGACGACGGTACACTGCCCGGGTGTGCGGTGCTGAAGCTAAGCGACGGCCGCAAACGCTCCATGTCGCTGTGGGTCGAGTTTATCACCGCGTCCGGTTACCTGTCCGCCCGGAAGATCCGGTCCCGGTTTCAGACGCTCGTCGCCCAAGCCTGTGATAAGTGTTCGTACCGCGATTCGGTCAAAATGATTGCTGACACGACGGAGGTGAAGTTGCGCATCCGGGAGCGCATTATCGTGCAAATAACGCCCGCGTTCAAGTGTGCCGGTCTGTGGCCGCGTTCCGCTTCCCACTGGCCCCTGCCACAGATACCGTGGCCCCATCCGAACATCGTGTCCGAGGTGAAGACGGAGGGTTTCGACATGCTGTCGAAGGAGTGTATCGCACTGCAGGGAAAGAATTCCGCAATGGAGGGCGATGCCTGGGTGCTCAGTTTTACGGAGGCTGAAAACAAGCTACTACAAG GTGGTTGCCGAAGGCGTTGTCTTAGCATCCTGAAGACGTTGCGCGACCGGCATCTGGATCTGCCGGGCAATCCGGTCACCTCCTACGTGATGAAGACGCTACTGCTGTACGAGTGCGAGAAGCATCCGCGCGAGATGGAATGGGACGAGAACTGTATGGGTGACCGTATCAACGGTATCTTTCTGCAGCTAATCTCCTGCCTGCAGTGTCGCCGGTGTCCACACTACTTCCTGCCAAACATGGACCTGTTCAAGGGCAAATCGCCCGGTGCGCTCGAGAACGCATCGAAGCAGGTATGGCGGTTGACGCGGATCATGCTCACGAACTCGCGATGCCTCGAGGAGCTGTAA